In a genomic window of Primulina huaijiensis isolate GDHJ02 chromosome 10, ASM1229523v2, whole genome shotgun sequence:
- the LOC140986401 gene encoding protein NETWORKED 1D-like, which translates to MAKLSHTDSRRMYSWWWDSHISPKNSKWLQENLTDMDAKVKVMIKLIEEDADSFARRAEMYYKKRPELMRMVEEFYRAYRALAERYDHATGVIRHAHRTMAEAFPNQVPSMFADDSPVFSGTDPRTPDENVLKQNGEFSDDSDTVGRRRPLKQQLKDPFGSVERVQKSLNFDETEVKESTRFEKSSKPNECESEEILKLKECIAKLESEKEAGLAQYQLSVDKLSQLELEISQTQEDFRMYSDRATKAENEVVILKESLSKLESEKELKLQEYERSLERLSDLEAIISTAREDTEKSNQRACVAETEAQSLRVERDKMAIEKDAALDRYLQSLEAISNHENKLQVSEEDATKLKERAEKAESEVEILKQTISKLTDDEEAAAFQCQQCLETISSLEDKLTRAQDEVKLLNLEIDSGVSKLKGTEEKCLMLERSNQSLHSELESLMLKMGTQTQDLTEKQKELGQLWACLQEEQLRFVEAETAFQTLQHLHAQTQEDMRSMASELHQLLNVSQTHNQSLQDEVLKVKEENKHLDELNASSSLSIEGMQHEISDLKDSKGKLEEEVELRLDERNALQQEIYCLKEELNDMQKKHHSVVDQVHLVGLNPESFESSVRELQDENSNLKETWDRERRDKEALMEKLEIMEQLLEKNAVLETSLSDLNAELDAVRGKIETLEQSLQSLLKEKSSLLDEKASLMTQLQEANKNLESLTENNTVMANSLSNVHNQIQMSVVKAKTLEDSCQLLENEKADLIGEKHRLNSQLENTVQRLEELGKHYGELEGRYIALEKERDSTLHKVQELQTSLEVARKEHGNYIQISESRLIGVEAEMHDLNEECRWRKRELDEVIDNAMIFEIEIFVLRRTAEELKQNNFSLMKKNQQLLEKSTLSEKIVSQLEKSNVEQQVEIKSLSDQASSLRAGTFQLLKVLNVVQDPALMDKAGQQHFYFDQLFSAIQDLKTSLCKAEEENQHWAVELSVLVEWIRQLRLEAQNLDVEKSNIEHEFKERSEQLSSVQDEVIKHLETNENLRLKLKEGDYMKEALVIQIEDLLRNLTDMQGTYEILRREKSEVHEEKRSLMEKFLHLEEKSNALEEENFVLCDKVIALDNLSLILRSCAEEKSMAVRKLAEDQNKLHDVNGVLVGKLSLAEGRLEESNIEILHLKQQLQISENELKVIATVKDQLSDDIENGKNVLHQMKLELQEAEQKIIIVEKTKFELHKIVEDLKFESNEFKTTRDDQENQIFNLSTTNDHLSMENNLLREASQILEGKLRDLHGEFNKSKSDGENLKNELKLKGEEIDELEIQATSVFGQLQYSIVCQLLFKQKFHELEGACLDYVDQNEDLKNQLAAIRPEIVSVKACVASLENRTDRQIKLQNPEDEELLAAEGINDSQGMDFNEDEKAPMQDMISDLRDLHARLQAYEKASAATREGMVQENLDLHSRLDTSLKQIEFLKSESWRYRRSLKQTSEISEAENTLLMKDIMLDQISNGSPYGVSRREQIDTYNQIVELPENINPTKNQKGGFLASDEPIVKESSMDELDISKRFSGTVQEENKKKVLERLDSDVQKLANLQITVQDLKRKLQITEKGKRGKSVIECEALKGKLEEADVAIMKLFDFNGRLIKTVEHSTFSDVKSSFDLEGDGNARKRVSEQARQMSEKIGRLQLEIQKLHFILLKLGDEKEGKPNISDIKRRVLLRDYLYGGRRTGQGQKKAPFCGCFEPSNVDH; encoded by the exons ATGGCAAAGCTTTCGCACACGGATTCAAGACGTATGTACTCGTGGTGGTGGGATAGTCATATTAGCCCCAAGAATTCAAAATGGCTTCAGGAAAATCTCACAG ATATGGATGCCAAAGTTAAAGTAATGATAAAGCTCATCGAGGAAGATGCTGATTCCTTCGCAAGGAGGGCAGAGATGTATTACAAGAAACGTCCCGAGCTTATGAGAATGGTCGAGGAGTTCTATAGAGCTTATCGAGCATTGGCTGAAAGATATGATCACGCAACTGGTGTGATTCGACATGCACATCGAACTATGGCAGAAGCTTTTCCGAATCAAGTCCCTTCTATGTTTGCTGATGATTCACCTGTGTTTTCTGGAACCGATCCTAGGACACCTGATGAGAATGTTTTGAAACAGAATGGAGAATTCTCTGATGATTCTGATACTGTTGGAAGAAGGAGGCCATTAAAACAGCAACTTAAGGACCCCTTTGGCTCAGTTGAAAGGGTGCAGAAGAGTCTAAATTTTGATGAAACAGAAGTAAAAGAGAGTACCCgatttgaaaaatcatcaaaacctAATGAATGTGAATCTGAGGAAATCCTAAAGTTGAAGGAATGCATCGCCAAATTGGAAAGTGAGAAGGAAGCTGGCCTTGCTCAATATCAATTGAGTGTAGATAAACTGTCCCAGCTTGAATTGGAAATATCTCAAACTCAAGAAGATTTCAGAATGTATAGTGATCGCGCCACTAAAGCTGAAAACGAAGTTGTTATTTTGAAGGAATCCCTGTCTAAACTAGAATCTGAAAAAGAGTTGAAGCTCCAAGAATATGAAAGATCCTTGGAAAGGTTATCTGATCTAGAAGCTATTATCTCTACTGCTCGAGAGGATACCGAGAAATCCAATCAAAGAGCTTGTGTTGCTGAAACTGAAGCACAATCCTTGAGAGTTGAACGGGATAAGATGGCCATCGAAAAGGATGCAGCTCTTGATCGGTACTTGCAATCGTTGGAGGCTATATCAAACCATGAAAACAAACTACAAGTCTCTGAAGAGGATGCTACTAAGTTGAAAGAGAGAGCAGAAAAGGCGGAAAGTGAAGTTGAAATTCTTAAACAAACCATTTCCAAATTAACTGATGACGAGGAAGCTGCAGCTTTTCAATGCCAGCAATGCTTGGAGACGATTTCCAGTCTAGAGGACAAACTTACACGTGCCCAAGACGAGGTCAAACTCCTTAATCTAGAGATAGATAGTGGAGTATCCAAGTTAAAGGGTACTGAAGAAAAATGTCTCATGTTGGAAAGATCAAATCAGTCTCTCCACTCTGAGTTGGAGTCTTTGATGTTGAAGATGGGAACACAAACTCAAGATCTTACAGAGAAGCAGAAGGAGTTAGGACAACTTTGGGCTTGCTTACAAGAGGAACAGTTACGGTTTGTGGAGGCTGAGACTGCTTTTCAGACATTACAGCATTTGCACGCCCAAACTCAGGAAGACATGCGATCTATGGCATCTGAGCTGCATCAACTTTTGAACGTTTCACAGACCCATAATCAGAGTTTACAAGATGAAGTTCTTAAGGTGAAGGAGGAGAACAAACATCTTGATGAGCTCAATGCATCTTCATCGTTGTCGATTGAGGGGATGCAACATGAGATTTCCGATTTAAAAGATTCAAAAGGGAAACTTGAGGAGGAAGTTGAACTTCGGCTAGACGAAAGAAATGCACTGCAGCAAGAAATATATTGCCTAAAAGAGGAATTGAATGATATGCAAAAGAAGCATCATTCAGTTGTGGACCAGGTGCATCTGGTCGGCTTGAATCCAGAGTCATTTGAATCATCAGTGAGGGAACTGCAGGATGAGAATTCCAACTTGAAAGAAACTTGGGACAGAGAAAGAAGGGATAAAGAAGCTCTCATGGAAAAACTGGAAATTATGGAGCAGCTTCTTGAGAAAAATGCAGTCTTAGAAACCTCCCTTTCTGATTTGAATGCTGAGCTAGATGCAGTCAGAGGAAAGATCGAAACATTAGAGCAGTCCTTACAATCTCTTCTGAAGGAGAAATCCTCCCTTCTTGATGAGAAAGCCTCCCTCATGACGCAACTACAGGAAGCAAACAAGAATTTGGAGAGTCTCACAGAGAATAACACTGTTATGGCGAATTCCCTTTCTAATGTTCACAATCAGATCCAGATGTCAGTGGTTAAAGCAAAAACATTAGAAGATTCATGCCAGTTGCTTGAAAATGAGAAGGCTGATCTCATCGGTGAGAAGCACAGATTAAATTCTCAGCTAGAAAACACAGTGCAAAGATTGGAAGAGCTTGGAAAACATTATGGAGAACTAGAAGGAAGATACATAGCTCTTGAGAAAGAAAGAGACTCAACTCTTCACAAAGTTCAAGAGCTGCAGACGTCATTGGAGGTAGCAAGGAAAGAACATGGCAATTACATTCAGATTAGTGAGTCACGGTTAATAGGTGTTGAAGCTGAAATGCATGATTTAAACGAAGAATGTCGGTGGAGAAAGAGGGAACTTGATGAAGTAATAGATAATGCCATGATCTTTGAAATTGAGATATTTGTATTGCGAAGAACTGCTGAAGAgctgaaacaaaataatttctcCTTGATGAAAAAGAATCAACAACTTTTGGAGAAATCCACTTTGTCTGAAAAGATCGTGTCACAGTTAGAGAAGAGCAATGTTGAGCAACAGGTTGAAATTAAATCTTTGTCCGACCAAGCTTCAAGTCTGAGGGCTGGCACTTTTCAGTTATTGAAAGTTCTGAATGTTGTTCAGGATCCTGCCTTAATGGATAAAGCTGGACAACAACATTTTTATTTCGACCAGCTGTTTAGTGCTATTCAAGATTTGAAAACGTCACTCTGCAAAgctgaagaagaaaatcaacaTTGGGCTGTTGAATTATCAGTTCTTGTCGAGTGGATTAGGCAGCTAAGACTCGAGGCACAAAATCTTGATGTGGAAAAAAGCAATATCGAGCATGAGTTCAAGGAAAGATCTGAGCAGCTCTCATCTGTACAGGATGAGGTAATTAAACACCTGGAGACAAATGAAAATTTGAGGCTAAAATTGAAGGAAGGAGACTACATGAAGGAAGCACTAGTGATTCAGATCGAAGATTTACTGAGAAATTTAACGGATATGCAAGGTACCTATGAGATCTTGCGAAGAGAAAAATCAGAAGTTCACGAGGAGAAAAGATCCTTGATGGAGAAATTTTTACATTTGGAGGAAAAAAGTAATGCACTCGAAGAGGAAAATTTTGTGTTGTGCGATAAAGTGATAGCTTTGGATAATCTCTCCTTGATATTGAGAAGCTGTGCTGAAGAGAAATCGATGGCAGTGAGAAAATTGGCTGAAGATCAAAATAAACTTCATGATGTGAATGGCGTTCTTGTGGGGAAGTTAAGCTTAGCAGAGGGGAGGTTAGAAGAATCAAATATTGAAATTCTCCACCTCAAGCAGCAATTGCAGATATCAGAGAATGAACTGAAGGTTATTGCTACTGTCAAAGATCAGCTATCCGATGATATTGAAAATGGGAAAAATGTGCTACATCAGATGAAATTAGAACTTCAAGAAGCTGAACAAAAGATAATTATAGTTGAAAAAACGAAATTTGAATTGCATAAAATTGTGgaagatttgaaatttgaaagcaATGAGTTTAAGACTACTAGAGATGACCAAGAGAATCAGATTTTCAATCTTTCCACCACCAATGACCATTTGAGCATGGAGAATAATCTTCTGCGTGAAGCAAGTCAGATTCTGGAAGGTAAGCTTCGTGATTTGCATGGAGAGTTCAATAAGAGCAAAAGCGATGGGGAAAATCTGAAAAATGAGTTGAAATTGAAAGGGGAGGAGATTGACGAGTTGGAAATTCAGGCTACATCAGTTTTTGGCCAATTACAGTACTCCATTGTCTGTCAGCTTCTTTTCAAGCAAAAGTTTCACGAGCTCGAAGGAGCATGTCTTGACTATGTTGATCAAAATGAAGATCTCAAAAATCAACTTGCTGCAATTCGCCCTGAAATTGTTTCTGTAAAGGCATGTGTAGCCTCCCTGGAGAACCGTACAGATCGACAGATTAAGCTTCAAAATCCTGAAGATGAGGAACTGCTG GCTGCTGAAGGTATAAATGATTCGCAAGGAATGGATTTCAATGAGGATGAGAAGGCCCCAATGCAAGATATGATTTCGGACTTGCGTGATCTGCATGCGAGGCTTCAGGCCTATGAAAAAGCATCAGCTGCAACAAGGGAGGGCATGGTTCAAGAAAACCTCGATCTACATTCTAGACTGGACACTTCATTAAAGCAAATTGAGTTTCTAAAATCAGAGAGTTGGCGTTACAGAAGAAGTCTGAAGCAAACATCTGAAATCTCCGAGGCTGAAAATACACTTCTGATGAAAGACATCATGCTTGATCAGATATCAAATGGTTCACCTTATGGAGTTAGCAGGAGAGAACAGATTGATACGTATAATCAAATTGTTGAGTTACCAGAAAATATAAATCCTACAAAGAACCAGAAAGGTGGGTTCCTTGCCTCAGATGAACCTATTGTCAAAGAGTCGAGCATGGACGAGTTAGATATCTCAAAAAGATTTTCTGGGACTGTTCAAGAAGAGAACAAGAAGAAGGTGTTGGAACGTCTCGACTCAGATGTTCAAAAACTGGCGAATCTGCAAATCACAGTTCAAGATTTGAAGAGAAAACTTCAGATTACAGAAAAGGGAAAACGTGGCAAATCTGTGATTGAATGTGAAGCGCTTAAAGGTAAGCTTGAAGAAGCTGACGTAGCCATCATGAAATTGTTTGATTTCAATGGCAGATTGATAAAAACTGTTGAACATAGCACTTTCTCTGATGTTAAGTCATCGTTTGACTTAGAAGGGGATGGGAATGCCAGGAAAAGGGTATCTGAGCAGGCACGACAAATGTCTGAAAAAATCGGGAGGTTGCAACTGGAGATACAAAAATTACActttattttactcaagctcGGTGatgaaaaagaaggaaaacctaATATATCAGATATAAAACGAAGAGTTCTTCTGCGTGATTATCTGTACGGAGGAAGAAGAACAGGGCAGGGCCAGAAAAAGGCACCATTTTGCGGGTGCTTCGAGCCTTCCAATGTGGATCATTGA